One window of Ralstonia pickettii DTP0602 genomic DNA carries:
- a CDS encoding NADPH:quinone oxidoreductase (K00344: E1.6.5.5, qor; NADPH2:quinone reductase [EC:1.6.5.5]): MKAIVIQEFNEPEHLSIGELPDPVLPADGVLIEVRAAAVNYPDLLVVRGKYQILPERPFAPGKDAAGVVRAVGSDVRKLRPGDRVVAQLEYGAYAELVSASENACFRIPDSMSFEDAAAMGLVYQTAYFALVERGGYQEGETVLVTGAAGGVGSAALQIVKGLGGTALTGVSGAEHAKAVMAMGADAVIDLAAPNLRDALRDQVRAATGGHGADVLLDTLGGDVFDAALRAMAWCGRAVVIGFAAGRIPEIKANYLLVKNISVGGLQWSDYRERQPGKVQAVQEKLFSLYEQGAIRPPIAGVLPLGRAGEALTKLASGQVAGKYVLTID; this comes from the coding sequence ATGAAAGCTATCGTTATCCAGGAGTTCAATGAACCCGAGCATCTGTCCATTGGCGAGTTGCCGGATCCGGTGCTCCCTGCCGATGGTGTCCTGATTGAAGTCCGCGCCGCCGCGGTCAACTATCCCGACCTGCTGGTGGTGCGCGGCAAGTACCAGATACTGCCCGAGCGCCCTTTTGCACCGGGCAAGGATGCAGCAGGAGTCGTGCGCGCGGTCGGCAGCGATGTCAGGAAGCTGCGTCCCGGCGATCGCGTGGTGGCGCAACTCGAATACGGTGCGTACGCGGAACTCGTCAGTGCCAGCGAGAACGCTTGTTTCCGGATCCCGGACAGCATGTCGTTCGAAGATGCCGCGGCGATGGGGCTCGTCTACCAGACTGCATACTTCGCTCTTGTCGAACGAGGGGGATACCAGGAAGGTGAAACGGTACTGGTGACCGGCGCTGCCGGTGGCGTCGGCTCTGCGGCGCTGCAGATCGTGAAGGGACTTGGTGGTACCGCGCTCACCGGCGTCAGCGGCGCCGAACATGCGAAGGCCGTCATGGCGATGGGCGCGGACGCTGTCATCGACCTGGCGGCGCCGAACCTGCGGGATGCCCTGCGCGACCAGGTGCGCGCCGCAACGGGCGGGCACGGTGCGGATGTTCTGCTCGACACGCTTGGCGGCGACGTGTTCGATGCGGCCTTGCGCGCGATGGCATGGTGCGGTCGTGCGGTGGTCATCGGCTTTGCCGCCGGCCGCATCCCGGAGATCAAGGCCAACTACCTGCTGGTCAAGAACATCAGCGTAGGCGGGCTGCAGTGGAGCGACTATCGGGAGCGGCAACCCGGGAAGGTCCAGGCGGTGCAGGAAAAGCTCTTCAGCCTGTATGAGCAAGGGGCTATCCGGCCGCCGATTGCCGGCGTGCTGCCGCTGGGCCGTGCTGGGGAAGCGCTGACCAAACTGGCATCGGGGCAGGTCGCTGGCAAGTACGTTCTCACAATCGATTGA
- a CDS encoding CoA transferase — MTQPLTGVKVLDFSTLLPGPLCSLLLAEAGAEVIKFERPGRGDEMRSYEPKADADSTNFVLLNRGKKSVAIDLKSPAAIDSLVPLIQEADVLLEQFRPGVMDRLGLGYADVAKINPRLVYCSITGFGQHGPRANEAAHDLNYVAAAGMLSLTAGADGKPGLPPALIADIAGGAYPAMINILLALRQREQTGKGIHLDIAMADNLFAFQYWGLGAGARGQWPRPASDLVTGGSPRYQVYRTADGAFLAAAPIEEKFWGNFTTLIGLDAAALDRLAPAEATEAVAAAVAKHTADYWMDRFAGQDVCTSRMVSLEEAAADPHFAARHLFDRTVRTAAGTTLSALPVPLDAAFRNVSPEQASPALGADNHLLEP; from the coding sequence ATGACCCAACCATTGACTGGGGTGAAGGTGCTGGACTTCAGCACCCTGCTGCCCGGGCCGCTGTGTTCCCTGCTGCTGGCCGAGGCCGGGGCCGAGGTCATCAAGTTCGAGCGACCCGGCCGCGGCGACGAAATGCGATCGTACGAGCCCAAGGCGGACGCGGACAGTACCAACTTCGTGCTCCTCAATCGCGGCAAGAAGTCCGTCGCCATCGATCTGAAATCGCCGGCTGCGATCGACAGCCTTGTGCCGCTGATCCAGGAAGCCGACGTGCTGCTTGAGCAGTTTCGGCCCGGTGTGATGGACCGGCTGGGGCTTGGCTATGCGGATGTCGCGAAGATCAATCCGCGGCTGGTGTACTGCTCGATCACGGGCTTTGGCCAGCACGGCCCGAGGGCGAACGAGGCCGCGCATGACCTGAATTACGTCGCCGCTGCCGGCATGCTGTCGCTGACCGCCGGCGCTGACGGCAAGCCGGGGCTGCCGCCGGCGCTGATCGCCGACATTGCCGGCGGCGCGTATCCGGCCATGATCAATATCCTGCTGGCCCTGCGCCAACGCGAGCAGACCGGCAAAGGCATCCATCTGGACATCGCCATGGCCGACAACCTGTTTGCGTTCCAGTACTGGGGACTCGGCGCCGGTGCCCGGGGCCAGTGGCCCCGCCCCGCCTCGGACCTTGTGACTGGGGGCTCGCCGCGGTATCAGGTCTACCGGACCGCCGATGGCGCTTTCCTCGCCGCGGCACCGATCGAAGAAAAGTTCTGGGGCAACTTCACCACGCTGATCGGACTGGACGCCGCGGCACTCGATCGGCTCGCGCCGGCAGAGGCGACCGAGGCTGTCGCCGCCGCCGTGGCAAAGCATACAGCTGACTACTGGATGGACCGCTTCGCGGGACAGGACGTTTGCACCAGCCGCATGGTCAGCCTGGAGGAGGCGGCGGCGGACCCGCATTTCGCTGCACGGCATCTGTTTGACCGGACAGTGAGGACCGCAGCCGGCACCACATTGTCCGCGTTGCCCGTTCCGTTGGACGCGGCGTTCCGCAACGTTAGCCCCGAGCAGGCCTCGCCCGCCCTTGGCGCCGACAACCATCTTCTAGAACCATAA
- a CDS encoding 3-hydroxyacyl-CoA dehydrogenase, whose amino-acid sequence MRYEIVRAGESRSFPAPHAFLEQSTADGEGLVYLGASAGAAYACGTGHEARTFVAIELDTECLGFHTGESRGLEGSNVVGFARFRLGNADPSPLVELVRQPGTDPAAIEAAKAAFQASGLVVAVCNDFPGRIVDRLIRPYFNAALRRLDEKLASAADLDKTLCLGLGYPEGPISLLERTGLAQHYAVTQALYEALGQEPYAPARRARVAAERAKAGTP is encoded by the coding sequence ATGCGATACGAGATCGTTCGAGCCGGCGAGAGCCGCTCCTTCCCTGCCCCGCACGCCTTCCTGGAACAATCCACTGCGGACGGCGAGGGCCTGGTCTACCTCGGCGCCAGCGCCGGCGCAGCCTATGCCTGCGGTACCGGCCATGAGGCCCGCACCTTCGTGGCCATTGAGCTCGATACCGAGTGTCTGGGTTTCCACACCGGCGAAAGCCGCGGCCTGGAAGGGTCGAATGTCGTTGGCTTCGCCCGCTTCCGGCTGGGCAATGCCGATCCCAGCCCGCTGGTTGAACTGGTGCGGCAACCGGGCACGGATCCAGCGGCGATCGAGGCTGCCAAGGCGGCATTCCAGGCCAGTGGCCTGGTGGTGGCGGTCTGCAATGACTTTCCCGGCCGCATCGTCGACCGGCTGATCAGGCCCTACTTCAACGCGGCACTGCGGCGTCTGGACGAAAAACTGGCCAGCGCCGCGGACCTGGACAAGACCCTGTGCCTGGGCCTCGGCTATCCGGAAGGCCCGATCTCGCTGCTCGAGCGCACCGGGCTGGCGCAGCACTACGCTGTTACCCAGGCGCTCTACGAGGCGCTGGGCCAGGAACCCTATGCACCCGCTCGCCGGGCCCGCGTAGCCGCCGAACGCGCCAAGGCAGGGACGCCATGA
- a CDS encoding 3-hydroxybutyryl-CoA dehydrogenase (K00022: HADH; 3-hydroxyacyl-CoA dehydrogenase [EC:1.1.1.35]), whose protein sequence is MTTIQTVGVAGAGTMGAGIAIVAARAGFRTIVFDARQEALDRARGQTEAFLKKSEERGKLPPGAAAAALDRWQGTTDLASLAACDIVIEAVFEDLAVKHQLFQALDQVCPERTIFASNTSTISITEIAGGSGRPDRFVGMHFCLPAQLMKLIEMSPGLATSDETFRRAWTFAEAMGQKPVTTQDTPGFILNYFLIPFNNDAIRLVEQGVAEPADIDLAIKTALGYPMGPLELLDLVGMDTQKLLCEAMHGLTHEPRAACPPLVRRMIAANRLGKKTGRGFHVYGDTKMFGA, encoded by the coding sequence GTGACAACTATCCAAACCGTCGGCGTGGCCGGCGCCGGCACCATGGGGGCCGGGATCGCCATCGTGGCGGCCCGCGCCGGATTCCGGACCATCGTGTTCGATGCCAGGCAAGAGGCGCTTGACCGCGCCAGAGGCCAGACCGAGGCATTCCTGAAGAAATCGGAGGAACGCGGCAAGCTGCCGCCGGGCGCTGCCGCCGCCGCGCTGGACCGGTGGCAAGGCACCACCGACCTGGCCAGCCTTGCGGCGTGCGACATCGTCATCGAGGCCGTGTTCGAGGATCTCGCGGTCAAGCACCAGTTGTTCCAGGCGCTCGACCAGGTCTGCCCGGAGCGCACCATCTTTGCGTCGAACACCTCCACGATCTCCATCACCGAGATCGCCGGCGGCTCAGGCCGGCCGGACCGCTTCGTCGGCATGCACTTCTGCCTGCCGGCGCAACTGATGAAGCTGATCGAGATGTCGCCGGGGCTGGCGACATCCGACGAAACCTTCCGGCGTGCCTGGACCTTTGCCGAAGCCATGGGACAGAAGCCTGTGACCACGCAGGACACACCGGGCTTCATCCTCAACTACTTCCTGATCCCGTTCAACAACGACGCCATCAGGCTGGTTGAGCAAGGCGTGGCCGAGCCCGCCGATATCGACCTGGCGATCAAGACCGCGCTCGGCTATCCGATGGGCCCGCTCGAGTTGCTCGACCTGGTCGGCATGGATACCCAGAAGCTGCTGTGCGAGGCCATGCATGGCCTGACCCATGAGCCGCGCGCCGCCTGCCCGCCGCTGGTACGGCGCATGATCGCCGCCAACCGCCTTGGCAAGAAGACCGGCAGAGGTTTTCACGTCTACGGCGATACCAAGATGTTCGGAGCCTGA